In a genomic window of Microcebus murinus isolate Inina unplaced genomic scaffold, M.murinus_Inina_mat1.0 scaf003_hap2_Mmur4.0, whole genome shotgun sequence:
- the LOC105861875 gene encoding uncharacterized protein CXorf49 homolog codes for MGRGKVAWGRSRLGNHGSESGLNITVGHQGPTTSNQPPSDPEPCDLSSDEFPDTQLKRVGNFPKEGSQAKSSGLENSGDTSRQDPLGGLGARFSVPLALAATMQRRFIGEFNMFSPIKSSAEKTPSMVSGKRGGKSNHLPQATPRKKATPQKKPLGTSVSKVVLGRKPQASFLGCPPAPATFPSISGLPVLGRPEKNSLVPLGPRQPKYNAGKKPVANRTREFHLVAQEETNPNKEPVPKGQLPVRRPGPSHLSMRHGLGKNGDSKTKTSQVSGNSQHLAMVQGGIKPIAPLPLGDQGPPLHSPRHERTQPPPGAQFCSQCPVLQKEIDKLKEQLVAMQCLIDKFQML; via the exons aTGGGCAGGGGGAAGGTGGCCTGGGGAAGGTCACGGCTGGGTAACCATGGAAGTGAAAGTGGGTTGAATATCACTGTGGGTCATCAGGGGCCGACTACCTCCAACCAGCCGCCCTCAGACCCAGAGCCCTGCGACTTGTCATCGGATGAGTTCCCTGACACACAGCTGAAGAGGGTGGGCAATTTCCCCAAAGAAGGAAGCCAAGCCAAGTCCAGTGGCCTAGAGAATTCTGGAGACACATCCAGACAGGACCCCCTTGGGGGTTTGGGTGCTCGCTTCTCTGTTCCGCTGGCACTAGCTGCAACCATGCAAAGGCGGTTTATTGGAGAGTTCAACATGTTTTCTCCCATCAAGTCATCAGCGGAAAAGACGCCAAGCATGGTCAGTGGGAAGAGAGGAGGCAAGTCCAACCACCTGCCTCAAGCCACTCCTAGGAAGAAGGCAACCCCGCAAAAGAAACCCCTAGGTACCAGTGTCTCAAAAGTTGTCCTGGGGAGAAAACCCCAGGCCTCTTTTTTGGGATGTCCCCCAGCACCAGCCACCTTCCCTTCAATCTCTGGCCTTCCTGTGCTTGGGAGACCTGAGAAAAATTCCTTGGTCCCTTTGGGACCCAGACAACCCAAGTACAATGCTGGGAAGAAACCTGTGGCAAACAGGACAAGGGAGTTCCACTTGGTGGCCCAAGAAGAAACCAACCCAAATAAAGAGCCAGTCCCAAAAGGCCAA CTTCCAGTACGCAGGCCAGGACCATCTCACCTGTCCATGCGTCATGGATTAGGCAAGAATGGGGACTCCAAGACCAAGACCTCTCAAGTTTCAGGAAATTCACAACACTTGGCCATGGTCCAGGGAGGCATCAAGCCCATAGCGCCCCTACCTTTAG GTGACCAGGGGCCACCTCTTCATTCTCCAAGACATGAAAGGACGCAGCCGCCACCAGGAGCACAGTTCTGCTCTCAA TGTCCTGTGCTGCagaaagaaattgacaaacttAAAGAACAACTTG TGGCCATGCAGTGCCTCATTGACAAATTCCAGATGCTTTGA